A genome region from Bacillaceae bacterium IKA-2 includes the following:
- a CDS encoding ice-binding family protein → MTIKYYKSVLLILIFSLMFSASTVGAEGMAPSPDLGKASKYGILGKTTTVTEETIVNGSLGSGGATGTATVSGDTDIADGDYPAAIDDLGSAIVTADALEADSNADANLGGETLTPGIYVFTDAITIGSDVILDGDGVYIFQTSGELKTAANTEIILSGGAQACNIFWIAEEATIGANSTFEGTLMSRSAITVGANSVTNGRILAQTAVTADADNTTINVPTECTEPESTEETEETTEETTEETTEETTTAPAPTVDCETTVTTKIDSDGNMIIHAVLPNDQKATGTWNFNLGGKMYTVTGNEEITYTAENPPVGTYEVGVQFISDDNGETIDLEVCAPVSVATITGGELPDTATPWYNLLFIGAISSILGIVALMGATVWNRKKLNA, encoded by the coding sequence ATGACAATTAAATATTATAAATCGGTTTTACTTATTTTGATTTTCTCGCTTATGTTTTCCGCTTCAACCGTTGGTGCAGAAGGCATGGCACCTTCGCCTGATCTTGGAAAAGCAAGTAAGTATGGTATTTTAGGTAAGACCACGACCGTTACTGAAGAAACCATTGTAAATGGAAGTCTTGGAAGCGGAGGCGCAACAGGGACTGCGACTGTTTCAGGTGACACAGATATAGCTGATGGTGATTATCCAGCAGCGATTGACGATTTAGGTTCAGCCATTGTCACTGCAGATGCACTAGAAGCTGATTCTAATGCAGACGCAAATCTTGGAGGTGAAACGCTAACACCAGGCATATACGTATTTACTGATGCTATTACAATAGGGTCTGATGTAATACTTGATGGTGACGGGGTTTACATATTCCAAACTAGTGGAGAACTTAAAACTGCTGCAAACACGGAAATTATATTATCCGGTGGCGCTCAAGCCTGTAATATTTTTTGGATAGCCGAAGAAGCAACTATTGGAGCAAACAGCACCTTTGAAGGAACACTAATGAGTAGGTCAGCTATCACAGTTGGCGCTAACTCGGTAACTAACGGCAGAATTTTAGCACAGACAGCAGTTACTGCTGATGCTGACAATACAACAATTAACGTTCCAACAGAATGTACTGAACCAGAATCAACAGAAGAAACAGAAGAAACAACAGAAGAAACAACAGAAGAAACAACAGAAGAAACAACAACTGCTCCAGCACCAACAGTAGATTGTGAAACTACTGTTACTACAAAGATTGATTCCGATGGCAACATGATCATTCATGCGGTGTTACCGAATGATCAAAAAGCAACAGGTACTTGGAATTTTAATCTTGGTGGTAAAATGTACACAGTAACAGGTAATGAAGAGATAACTTATACGGCAGAAAATCCACCTGTCGGAACTTATGAAGTAGGCGTACAATTTATTTCAGATGATAATGGAGAGACAATCGATCTAGAAGTATGCGCACCAGTGTCTGTAGCTACCATTACTGGCGGTGAACTTCCAGATACGGCAACACCGTGGTATAATTTACTCTTTATTGGAGCTATTTCTTCGATATTAGGTATAGTAGCACTAATGGGTGCAACAGTCTGGAACAGAAAAAAGCTTAATGCGTAA
- a CDS encoding sulfurtransferase gives MKKGLLLSILLGSALVFTACSSEEIATETDVEIEGSEVNSDYPNADLLVDVDWVEENLTNQDVRFVDLRAEGFEGGHIPGAVHVTWQDLNDPDASVGGVLANEDLFEALMGELGINNDTLVIAYDDGNSMAAARLFYALEYYGHEQVKILNGGFTAWLTSGKDITTEAKEVEMASFTAEVNENLAVDMDFVIANLENDNCVILDARSPDEHSGEDIRAERGGHIPSSVNVDWTEANQVIDGVPSFKSKEDLEELFGAAGVDREKMIIPYCQTNVRGAHSYFVLRLLGFEDVRPYEGSWSEWGNEESAPITNSEEG, from the coding sequence ATGAAAAAAGGCTTACTTTTATCTATTTTACTAGGAAGTGCACTTGTTTTTACAGCGTGTTCATCAGAAGAAATTGCAACCGAAACTGATGTAGAGATAGAAGGTTCTGAAGTTAATTCCGACTATCCAAATGCGGATTTGTTAGTTGACGTTGATTGGGTAGAGGAAAACTTAACTAATCAAGATGTTCGTTTTGTAGATCTTCGAGCAGAAGGCTTTGAAGGAGGGCATATTCCAGGTGCTGTTCATGTAACGTGGCAAGATTTAAATGATCCAGATGCTTCTGTCGGAGGCGTTCTAGCAAATGAAGATCTTTTTGAAGCGCTTATGGGTGAGCTTGGAATTAACAATGATACATTAGTTATTGCCTATGATGATGGTAATAGTATGGCTGCCGCTCGTCTCTTTTATGCTTTAGAGTATTACGGGCATGAGCAAGTAAAAATATTAAATGGTGGTTTTACAGCTTGGTTGACTTCTGGAAAAGATATCACAACAGAAGCTAAAGAAGTTGAAATGGCTTCTTTCACGGCAGAGGTTAATGAAAATTTAGCTGTCGATATGGATTTTGTTATCGCTAATCTTGAGAATGATAATTGTGTCATTCTTGATGCTAGATCACCTGACGAGCATAGTGGTGAAGATATTCGAGCAGAACGTGGGGGTCATATTCCGTCTTCTGTGAATGTAGATTGGACCGAAGCAAATCAAGTCATTGACGGGGTTCCTAGTTTCAAATCGAAAGAAGACCTCGAAGAGTTATTTGGTGCAGCGGGTGTTGATCGCGAGAAAATGATTATCCCATACTGCCAAACAAATGTACGTGGTGCACACTCTTACTTTGTACTTCGCTTACTTGGATTTGAAGATGTAAGACCGTATGAAGGCTCTTGGTCTGAGTGGGGAAATGAAGAGAGCGCACCAATTACAAATAGTGAAGAAGGTTAG
- a CDS encoding PBP1A family penicillin-binding protein: MKLPENMRRFVKPLLIFGALFMGIIAITLTILITVAFREDLSELENPLPKPLIIMDKNDEVASEQSSVNFTSVSISKIPEDLISAIIAVEDHRFYDHSGVDFRGIARSAFRNFRAGSVVQGGSTITQQLAKNLFLTSEQTYTRKFKEIITAYRIERQYEKEEILELYLNQIYFGEGKWGIQDAAQVYFGKDVQDISLSEAALLAALPKAPTHYSPFKNEEKAKERRDLVLYLLHDQNYLDKEVYEKAVNEEIVLTDLKPASLSEQYPSYVDYVIEEAIHKLEFSEEHLLTGGLNIYTQMDPVVQSAIETAYATDELFPANSGEELVQSASVVIDPDSGGVRGLVGYRGQHYYRGYNRATQSKRQPGSSIKPLAVYAPALENGYDPDSMLVDEKTDFNGYTPTNYNDSYQGRVSLYDALIHSINVPAVALLDEIGVGTGIDFMKSSGIPLHEDDQNLSVALGGFTEGVSPLEMAQAFSIFPNLGSMNTAHAITKITSASGEILFEVSEDKVEVMKPENAYTMTQMLIGVVQEGTGKNAALGRPTAGKTGTTQLPSTKDFQEVNGANDAWFVGYTPELVTAVWVGYDKTDPNFVMESSGGDHPAKIFQAIMSKALQDIAITSFLEPKNEGKSGKEKKEKDNDKKPGKGNDKDKKPGKGNDKDKKPGKGNDKDKKPGKGNDKDKKPGKGKGKD, encoded by the coding sequence ATGAAATTACCAGAGAACATGCGCCGTTTTGTTAAACCATTATTAATTTTTGGTGCTTTGTTTATGGGGATAATCGCAATAACACTTACCATACTAATTACGGTTGCGTTTCGAGAAGACCTTAGTGAACTAGAAAACCCGTTGCCGAAACCACTGATTATTATGGATAAAAATGATGAGGTCGCATCTGAACAATCTTCCGTCAATTTTACATCGGTTTCAATATCAAAAATACCTGAGGATCTAATCTCTGCGATTATTGCCGTTGAAGATCATCGCTTCTATGATCACTCGGGTGTTGATTTTCGCGGAATTGCCCGATCTGCTTTCCGGAATTTTCGAGCAGGCTCTGTTGTGCAAGGTGGCAGCACGATTACACAGCAATTAGCAAAAAATCTATTTCTGACTTCAGAACAGACGTACACACGAAAATTTAAAGAAATAATTACTGCCTATCGGATCGAGCGCCAATATGAAAAAGAAGAAATATTAGAATTATACTTAAACCAAATTTACTTCGGTGAAGGTAAATGGGGCATTCAAGATGCTGCACAAGTTTATTTTGGTAAAGACGTCCAAGATATTAGCTTATCTGAAGCAGCGCTTTTAGCTGCATTACCTAAAGCACCCACTCATTATTCTCCATTTAAAAATGAAGAAAAAGCAAAAGAACGGCGAGATCTTGTCTTATATTTACTTCATGATCAAAATTATCTTGATAAAGAGGTATATGAAAAGGCCGTCAACGAGGAAATCGTCTTGACGGATTTAAAACCAGCTAGCTTGAGTGAGCAATACCCTAGTTATGTTGATTATGTCATTGAAGAAGCAATTCATAAACTTGAATTTAGTGAGGAACATCTTTTGACAGGCGGATTGAATATTTATACGCAAATGGATCCTGTTGTCCAAAGTGCAATTGAAACGGCATACGCAACTGACGAACTTTTTCCAGCAAATAGCGGCGAAGAACTTGTTCAAAGTGCGTCTGTTGTTATTGATCCAGATAGCGGTGGTGTACGTGGTCTTGTCGGCTATCGTGGCCAACACTACTATCGTGGATATAACCGCGCAACTCAGTCAAAACGCCAGCCAGGCTCTTCAATAAAGCCATTGGCTGTTTATGCACCGGCATTGGAAAATGGTTATGATCCAGACTCAATGCTCGTTGATGAGAAAACCGATTTTAATGGCTATACGCCAACAAACTACAATGACAGCTATCAGGGTAGAGTTTCTTTATATGATGCGTTAATTCATTCTATTAATGTCCCTGCAGTCGCATTATTAGACGAAATAGGCGTCGGTACTGGGATTGATTTTATGAAAAGCTCCGGTATTCCATTGCATGAAGATGATCAGAATTTAAGCGTCGCACTTGGGGGATTTACTGAGGGGGTCTCTCCTTTAGAAATGGCCCAAGCATTTAGTATCTTTCCGAACTTAGGATCAATGAATACAGCACATGCCATTACAAAAATAACCTCAGCTTCTGGTGAAATCTTATTTGAAGTTTCTGAAGATAAAGTTGAAGTAATGAAACCAGAAAATGCCTATACAATGACACAAATGTTAATCGGAGTTGTCCAAGAAGGCACAGGAAAAAATGCTGCTCTAGGTCGGCCAACAGCAGGTAAAACGGGTACTACTCAACTACCTTCAACCAAAGATTTTCAAGAAGTTAACGGTGCCAATGACGCGTGGTTTGTCGGCTATACTCCCGAGTTAGTGACTGCTGTTTGGGTTGGTTATGACAAAACCGATCCTAATTTTGTTATGGAATCATCTGGTGGAGATCATCCCGCAAAAATATTTCAAGCAATTATGTCTAAAGCATTACAAGACATAGCGATTACTTCATTTTTGGAACCAAAAAATGAAGGGAAGTCGGGAAAGGAAAAGAAAGAAAAGGACAATGATAAAAAGCCTGGTAAGGGAAATGACAAAGATAAAAAACCTGGAAAAGGAAATGACAAAGATAAAAAACCAGGTAAGGGAAATGACAAAGATAAAAAACCAGGTAAGGGAAATGACAAAGATAAAAAACCAGGAAAAGGCAAAGGCAAGGATTAA
- a CDS encoding ornithine cyclodeaminase family protein produces the protein MQYLDNHKIKDMILMSDVIEAIEDFYVNGDQSSVSVPERMHEEDKNNTILLMPSFFEDYYGTKLVGVAPNNPSLGKSTINALMILNNRKTMEPLALMDAQEITALRTGALGGISMKYLAADNASTIGIIGTGVQGFSHLQAACAVRPISCVLIYSRNEENVNHFIKKVNSVFPELEIAYTNVEELIIKSDIIVTATSSKTPVLSEVAAKYLVGKHIVGCGSFQPSMQEIPDYIYNQLDEVYVDTMTALKESGDMIRALEMGIKIENIVTLEDLVINSNQFHSKKKVLTTFKSVGAAIYDLVTAILIYKRIQGEK, from the coding sequence ATGCAATATCTAGATAATCACAAAATTAAAGATATGATTTTAATGAGCGATGTAATCGAGGCCATTGAGGATTTTTATGTGAATGGTGATCAATCGAGTGTCAGTGTACCAGAACGTATGCACGAAGAAGATAAAAACAATACGATTTTGCTTATGCCCTCATTTTTCGAGGACTATTATGGAACTAAGCTTGTAGGGGTCGCGCCAAACAATCCTTCATTAGGTAAATCAACGATAAACGCTCTCATGATTTTAAATAATCGGAAAACAATGGAGCCGTTAGCATTAATGGATGCACAGGAAATCACTGCACTTCGTACTGGAGCTCTCGGAGGAATCAGCATGAAATATCTAGCAGCTGATAATGCCTCAACTATAGGAATTATCGGTACTGGTGTTCAAGGATTCAGTCATTTACAAGCAGCATGTGCCGTCCGTCCAATTAGTTGTGTTCTTATTTACAGTCGAAACGAAGAAAACGTGAACCATTTTATAAAAAAAGTAAACAGCGTCTTTCCAGAACTAGAAATAGCGTACACAAATGTTGAAGAATTAATAATAAAATCAGATATTATTGTCACTGCAACGAGCTCAAAAACGCCTGTATTATCAGAAGTAGCAGCCAAATATTTAGTTGGAAAACATATTGTCGGATGCGGATCGTTTCAACCGTCGATGCAGGAAATTCCAGATTATATTTATAACCAATTGGATGAGGTGTACGTTGATACGATGACAGCCTTAAAAGAATCAGGTGATATGATTCGCGCCCTAGAAATGGGTATTAAGATAGAAAACATTGTTACACTTGAAGATTTAGTTATAAACAGTAACCAATTTCATTCAAAAAAGAAAGTGCTGACAACTTTTAAATCGGTTGGAGCAGCCATTTATGATCTTGTAACAGCAATACTGATTTATAAAAGGATTCAAGGAGAAAAATAA
- a CDS encoding MBL fold metallo-hydrolase, with product MHQRVLNYQSILGAFLLAFLLILVGCGAPSAEVQPIDETKQQLNDENLESVVPIEDIDIDIDIDVDVDKQEEDKIDKQDKGELAIHYIDVGQGDATLFIGPDFTILIDAGRHNSSDVTPYLREQGVSDIDLMILTHPHSDHIGQADIILKELKVKEVWMSGDEHTTQTFERVLDATLESGADYHEPRAGETFEFGSAFVEVVNPLNINGNLHAGSVSVRISFGDIKFLFTGDAEHQTEADMINRGHDLEAHFFQLGHHGSSTSNTPAFLNKVKPEVAIYSAKAENSYGHPHDEIVSRINNMGIDLYGTDVHGTIIVTTDGEQYTVETNKSGAVTETSNYITPKEADSESESESESEVKTNSDCININTASKEQLEKITHLSTVRITELIQLRPFSSIEELTEINGIGPARLADIKEQGLACSE from the coding sequence ATGCATCAGAGAGTACTTAACTATCAATCTATCTTAGGAGCTTTTCTTTTAGCCTTTTTATTAATTTTAGTTGGCTGTGGGGCCCCATCAGCTGAGGTTCAACCTATTGATGAAACAAAACAACAACTAAATGATGAGAATTTAGAATCGGTGGTTCCGATTGAAGACATAGACATAGATATAGATATAGATGTAGATGTAGATAAACAAGAAGAAGACAAAATCGATAAACAAGACAAAGGAGAGTTAGCAATTCACTACATTGATGTAGGTCAGGGTGATGCGACTCTTTTTATAGGCCCTGATTTTACAATTTTAATTGACGCTGGGAGACATAATTCAAGTGATGTTACACCTTATCTTCGTGAGCAAGGTGTTTCGGATATTGATTTAATGATTTTAACACATCCTCATTCAGATCATATCGGTCAGGCGGATATCATTTTGAAGGAATTAAAAGTAAAAGAAGTATGGATGAGTGGGGATGAGCACACGACTCAAACCTTTGAACGTGTACTAGATGCAACTCTAGAGTCAGGCGCTGATTATCATGAGCCAAGGGCAGGAGAAACCTTCGAATTTGGATCTGCTTTTGTAGAAGTTGTTAATCCCCTCAATATAAATGGGAATTTGCACGCTGGAAGTGTATCTGTCCGGATTAGTTTTGGAGATATTAAATTCTTATTTACGGGTGACGCTGAGCACCAAACCGAAGCGGATATGATTAACCGCGGACATGACTTAGAAGCACATTTTTTCCAATTAGGACATCATGGATCGTCGACATCTAATACGCCAGCATTTCTAAATAAAGTTAAACCTGAAGTGGCGATTTATAGTGCAAAAGCAGAAAATAGTTATGGTCATCCTCATGATGAGATTGTTTCACGAATTAATAACATGGGTATAGATCTTTATGGAACCGATGTACATGGTACGATCATCGTGACAACCGACGGCGAACAATATACAGTCGAAACAAATAAAAGTGGCGCTGTCACAGAAACATCCAACTATATTACACCGAAAGAAGCTGATTCTGAGTCTGAATCTGAGTCTGAATCTGAAGTGAAAACTAATAGTGACTGTATAAACATCAACACGGCTTCAAAGGAGCAGTTAGAAAAAATAACCCATCTAAGTACAGTAAGGATTACGGAACTGATTCAATTGCGCCCATTTAGTTCAATAGAAGAACTAACTGAGATTAATGGAATTGGGCCAGCGAGACTAGCAGATATTAAAGAGCAAGGATTAGCTTGTTCGGAGTAA
- a CDS encoding rhodanese-like domain-containing protein, whose protein sequence is MSSVIDEIIQYNYNELKEIYDHDSTTIIIDVREEEEYEEAHIPRIPLLPMSEIVDVIDDFAKDKKYVLVCRSGRRSQEVALFFKDNGIDEVANYADGMLGWQGEIASGLEHVITDVKLLYKK, encoded by the coding sequence ATGAGTAGTGTTATAGATGAAATCATCCAATATAATTACAATGAATTAAAAGAAATTTATGATCATGATTCAACGACGATTATTATTGATGTTCGAGAAGAAGAAGAGTACGAAGAAGCTCACATTCCACGTATTCCGCTTCTTCCAATGAGTGAGATCGTTGATGTCATTGACGATTTTGCAAAAGACAAAAAGTATGTCCTCGTTTGTCGAAGTGGGAGACGCAGCCAAGAAGTAGCCTTATTTTTTAAAGATAACGGCATTGATGAAGTTGCCAACTATGCCGACGGAATGCTAGGCTGGCAAGGAGAGATAGCAAGCGGCTTAGAGCATGTAATAACTGATGTGAAATTATTATATAAAAAATGA
- a CDS encoding class D sortase gives MVQIYGHSGEGVSISEIESSPPLSAPIIEEEYEEVESPALPLSTPDVKLNEILYPIRPTEGENIGNLIIPAIDQIIPIFHGTNEDELKKGIGHFDRSVLPGENDNSVLSGHRDTVFRELGQLKVNDLFIVETSAGRFTYEIREIKIVDADDRTIITPTDHAVLTVTTCYPFSYIGLAPDRYILIADLLNHESN, from the coding sequence TTGGTTCAGATTTACGGACATTCAGGAGAGGGTGTTTCTATATCAGAAATAGAAAGCAGCCCGCCATTATCTGCACCGATAATAGAAGAAGAGTACGAAGAAGTCGAAAGTCCCGCTCTTCCCCTTAGCACTCCAGATGTTAAATTAAATGAAATTCTTTATCCTATTAGGCCAACAGAAGGAGAAAATATCGGGAATTTGATAATTCCAGCAATAGATCAAATTATCCCTATCTTTCATGGGACAAATGAGGATGAATTAAAGAAAGGCATAGGCCACTTTGATCGCAGCGTCTTGCCAGGTGAGAATGATAATTCTGTTTTATCAGGGCATCGGGACACGGTATTCCGGGAACTGGGTCAGCTAAAAGTTAATGATCTCTTTATTGTCGAAACTTCGGCAGGTAGATTCACTTATGAGATAAGGGAAATTAAAATTGTTGATGCAGATGATAGAACGATTATTACCCCAACAGATCATGCAGTTTTAACAGTAACTACGTGTTATCCGTTTTCATATATTGGGCTGGCACCGGACCGTTATATCCTTATAGCAGATTTGCTTAATCATGAATCTAATTGA
- a CDS encoding sulfurtransferase TusA family protein produces the protein MSYTPEQLKELSVDITIDAIGEVCPHTLNMALDGLKKAQSGQIVVEITDHSIATKTIPAAVRMNKKAEHLGTVIDGARYSIYLKKR, from the coding sequence ATGAGTTATACACCAGAACAATTAAAGGAATTATCCGTAGATATTACAATTGATGCGATTGGGGAAGTTTGCCCGCACACGTTAAATATGGCATTAGATGGACTTAAAAAAGCTCAATCTGGTCAAATTGTCGTTGAAATTACTGATCATTCAATTGCAACCAAGACAATACCAGCAGCAGTTAGAATGAATAAAAAAGCAGAGCATCTTGGAACTGTGATTGATGGCGCACGTTATTCTATTTATTTAAAGAAACGCTAA
- a CDS encoding DUF3006 domain-containing protein produces MDKAVVDRIVDEKLVVLLVGDQEIEKVIALEKLPAGVMEGTWIKVEFNGNDLIAIEVDEEKTSETKERVRSKMDLLRERSKRKK; encoded by the coding sequence ATGGATAAAGCAGTTGTAGACAGGATTGTTGACGAAAAGCTTGTCGTATTGCTAGTGGGAGATCAAGAAATTGAGAAGGTAATTGCTTTGGAAAAATTACCTGCTGGAGTAATGGAAGGAACATGGATAAAAGTCGAATTCAATGGTAATGACTTAATTGCTATTGAAGTAGATGAAGAAAAAACTAGTGAAACGAAGGAACGCGTTAGAAGCAAAATGGACTTGTTACGCGAGCGCTCTAAAAGAAAAAAGTAG
- a CDS encoding sigma-70 family RNA polymerase sigma factor, whose protein sequence is MRRGNDHAFRLFIEKYRNDIYKVAYSVLRNEKDAEDAAQDIFLKIYYSLPKYEGKGLKTWMTRIAVNHSIDMKRKKERWREDVTEDLNLQFKTASTDSVEGELLKKEMKSQVLNRVNELPKNYRDVVYGYYIQEKSSQQLAIELDVKEKTIVVKLHRARNWMRKRWKEEDFE, encoded by the coding sequence GTGCGACGAGGAAATGATCATGCCTTTCGTTTGTTCATTGAGAAGTATCGAAATGATATTTATAAAGTGGCATACTCAGTGTTGCGAAATGAAAAAGATGCAGAAGATGCAGCTCAGGACATCTTTTTGAAGATTTATTACTCTCTCCCTAAGTATGAAGGTAAGGGTTTAAAGACGTGGATGACCCGGATTGCTGTTAATCATTCTATTGATATGAAAAGAAAAAAAGAGCGCTGGCGAGAGGATGTCACAGAAGATCTGAACTTGCAATTTAAAACGGCGAGTACAGATAGTGTCGAGGGAGAGCTTTTAAAGAAAGAGATGAAAAGTCAGGTTTTAAATAGGGTCAATGAGTTACCTAAGAATTACCGTGATGTTGTCTATGGTTATTACATACAAGAAAAAAGCTCACAACAATTAGCAATAGAGTTGGATGTAAAAGAAAAAACAATCGTAGTGAAGTTGCACCGTGCTAGAAATTGGATGAGGAAACGTTGGAAGGAGGAGGATTTTGAATGA
- a CDS encoding class I SAM-dependent methyltransferase, which produces MENISKKDFDLQRPHWENHWLYSQNPELISEPPSEAAKQAVAVFKEKGITKIIELGGGLGRDTLYFAEQGLQVYVLEYTESGVETIRRKAIEKGLSKSIVAAQHDVRNPLPFDKAFFEGCFSHMLYCMAFTNEELDFLSQEIKRVLILDGINMYTVRNTKDPMYGTGIHKGGNMFDIQGFIINFFDKAMIKKLAKEYELLDIIEFEEGSLPKRLYNVILKNKMT; this is translated from the coding sequence TTGGAAAATATCAGTAAAAAAGATTTCGATTTACAACGACCACATTGGGAAAATCATTGGCTTTATTCACAAAACCCAGAGCTAATATCTGAGCCTCCGAGTGAAGCGGCCAAACAAGCAGTAGCTGTATTCAAGGAAAAAGGGATTACTAAGATTATTGAATTAGGTGGAGGATTAGGACGGGATACGCTTTATTTTGCTGAACAGGGTTTGCAAGTTTATGTTCTTGAATATACGGAAAGCGGAGTCGAAACTATTCGTAGAAAAGCAATCGAAAAAGGGTTATCTAAATCGATTGTTGCAGCACAACACGATGTTAGAAACCCACTTCCTTTCGATAAAGCTTTTTTTGAAGGTTGTTTTTCGCATATGTTGTATTGTATGGCATTTACTAACGAAGAACTTGATTTTTTATCGCAAGAAATCAAGAGAGTTTTAATACTAGATGGAATTAATATGTATACAGTCAGAAATACAAAAGACCCAATGTATGGAACTGGAATTCATAAAGGCGGAAATATGTTTGATATTCAAGGCTTTATAATAAATTTTTTCGATAAAGCGATGATAAAAAAGTTAGCAAAAGAATATGAACTACTAGATATTATTGAGTTTGAAGAAGGGAGTCTCCCAAAAAGATTATATAATGTTATTCTCAAAAATAAGATGACTTAG
- a CDS encoding glycerate kinase, with protein sequence MKIVIAPDSFKESLTALEVANAIEAGLKEVLPNMEYVKVPMADGGEGTVQSLVDATGGTIETVTVTGPLGNKVQASLGLLGDGITAAIEMASSSGIHLVPIEKRDPMITTTWGTGELIAAALDRGVKQIIIGIGGSATNDGGAGMIQALGGKLLDSAGKQISVGGVGLEKLAQIDLTTLDGRLCDVNFEVACDVDNPLTGPMGASVIYGPQKGATKEQVAQLDKNLAHYANVIKRDLGKDIEYIPGAGAAGGLGAGLLAFLPSVLKRGGDLVVEATKLEEQVRDADLVITGEGGINHQTIFGKTPICVAMIAKKYDVPVIALAGSLTNDYLNVFDHGIDAVFSIVPGIVALDEALERGYENVKNTSRNLGAVVKIFAKK encoded by the coding sequence ATGAAAATTGTCATTGCACCAGATTCATTTAAAGAAAGTTTAACCGCGTTAGAGGTAGCTAATGCAATTGAAGCGGGTCTGAAAGAAGTCTTGCCAAACATGGAGTATGTAAAAGTACCGATGGCTGACGGAGGTGAGGGGACGGTTCAATCATTAGTTGATGCAACCGGTGGCACCATTGAAACTGTCACAGTCACTGGTCCTTTAGGAAATAAAGTTCAAGCATCTTTGGGATTACTCGGTGATGGGATAACTGCTGCTATTGAAATGGCTTCTTCTTCAGGGATTCACCTAGTTCCAATTGAAAAGAGAGATCCGATGATTACAACGACTTGGGGAACCGGTGAGTTGATTGCCGCCGCCTTAGATAGAGGAGTTAAACAAATCATTATCGGTATTGGTGGTAGTGCTACAAATGATGGCGGCGCTGGAATGATTCAAGCGTTAGGTGGAAAATTATTAGATTCCGCGGGGAAGCAAATTAGTGTTGGCGGTGTCGGCTTAGAAAAGCTAGCACAAATCGATCTAACAACCCTTGATGGACGACTCTGTGATGTTAATTTTGAAGTTGCATGTGACGTTGATAACCCACTAACCGGTCCAATGGGAGCATCAGTCATTTATGGACCTCAAAAAGGTGCGACAAAAGAACAAGTTGCTCAATTGGATAAAAATTTAGCGCATTATGCGAATGTGATTAAACGTGATTTAGGAAAAGACATCGAATATATACCCGGAGCAGGTGCAGCGGGTGGATTAGGTGCGGGCTTACTTGCATTTCTGCCATCTGTTTTAAAACGTGGTGGTGACTTGGTTGTCGAAGCGACAAAGTTAGAGGAACAAGTACGTGACGCTGACTTAGTGATAACGGGTGAAGGTGGGATTAATCATCAAACCATATTCGGGAAAACGCCAATTTGTGTAGCTATGATTGCGAAAAAATACGATGTTCCAGTTATTGCACTAGCAGGAAGTTTAACAAATGATTACCTGAATGTGTTTGACCATGGCATAGATGCTGTCTTTAGTATTGTTCCTGGTATTGTTGCTTTAGATGAAGCTCTTGAAAGAGGCTATGAAAATGTCAAAAATACATCCCGGAACCTTGGAGCAGTAGTTAAAATATTCGCTAAAAAATGA